A region from the Brachyspira hampsonii genome encodes:
- a CDS encoding nucleotidyltransferase domain-containing protein, giving the protein MKNNEIVKIIEKNLKDYENKGGIIKYPFPIIDFAFRNFGLDVQYDERLFYKHKNKAGMINIKKSVININPKREDFKIGDFVVPKEFYIEESENQIIAHEIGHYVKYNSIDNEDLFDKAYYIDEYSNIMFNNEVFANKYARNLLIPKDELNKFLSSNEIIGTIDLMRESSIIRKYFGITEFMLEVRLKELKIPFVNGYYIPDQLKKDNLIYSRENLLKLMEISIGNGFGLTPNYGDAEKIVYLYNKATGENRDSGPIYMTLWRIANGKYDHFAEICERRLRFINEQRKKIPYIQKQIILKKLEKEGANKITIFGSFVKKEKSVFNDKSDIDILVNFKETKSMFEIMRIKNELEQMLSRKVDLVPENSIKDYMIESIEENKEVLL; this is encoded by the coding sequence ATGAAAAATAATGAAATAGTAAAAATCATTGAAAAAAATTTAAAAGATTATGAGAATAAAGGCGGAATAATAAAATATCCATTTCCTATTATCGATTTTGCTTTTAGAAATTTTGGATTGGATGTTCAGTATGATGAAAGGTTGTTCTATAAACATAAAAATAAAGCAGGTATGATAAATATAAAGAAATCTGTTATAAATATAAACCCAAAAAGAGAAGATTTTAAGATAGGAGATTTTGTAGTACCTAAAGAATTTTATATAGAGGAATCTGAAAATCAAATTATAGCTCATGAAATAGGGCATTATGTAAAATACAATAGTATAGATAATGAAGATCTTTTTGATAAGGCTTATTATATTGATGAGTATTCTAATATAATGTTTAATAATGAAGTATTTGCAAATAAATATGCTAGAAATTTATTAATTCCTAAAGATGAATTAAATAAATTTCTTTCTTCAAATGAAATAATAGGAACAATAGATTTAATGAGAGAATCATCTATCATAAGAAAATATTTTGGTATAACCGAGTTTATGCTTGAAGTTAGGCTAAAAGAATTAAAAATACCATTTGTAAATGGATACTATATACCAGATCAATTAAAAAAAGATAATCTTATATATAGCAGAGAAAATTTATTAAAATTAATGGAAATTTCTATAGGCAATGGTTTTGGTTTGACACCTAATTATGGCGATGCTGAAAAAATAGTATATTTGTACAATAAAGCAACAGGAGAAAACAGAGACAGCGGACCTATTTATATGACATTATGGAGGATAGCAAATGGAAAATATGATCATTTTGCAGAAATATGTGAAAGAAGATTAAGATTTATAAATGAGCAAAGAAAAAAAATACCGTATATACAGAAACAAATAATACTAAAAAAATTAGAAAAAGAAGGAGCAAATAAAATAACCATATTTGGTTCATTTGTAAAAAAAGAAAAATCTGTTTTCAATGATAAAAGCGATATTGATATATTAGTGAATTTTAAAGAGACTAAAAGTATGTTTGAAATAATGAGAATAAAAAATGAATTAGAGCAGATGCTTTCAAGAAAAGTAGATTTAGTTCCTGAAAATAGTATAAAAGATTATATGATTGAGTCAATAGAAGAAAATAAAGAAGTATTATTATAA
- a CDS encoding DUF86 domain-containing protein, protein MKRSDVYYINDIKKCINSIENYLIEIKDKDDFLSNERMQKLMIYEIMIIGEASSKISIETKNNNPQIEWRLLSDMRNFLIHQYHDICNDIVWATVNKDIPKLKEDIYSIKL, encoded by the coding sequence ATGAAAAGAAGTGATGTATATTATATTAATGATATAAAGAAATGCATAAATTCGATAGAAAATTACCTTATTGAAATAAAAGATAAAGATGATTTTCTTAGTAATGAAAGAATGCAAAAGTTAATGATCTATGAAATAATGATTATAGGAGAAGCATCTTCTAAAATATCAATAGAGACTAAAAACAATAATCCTCAAATAGAATGGCGTTTGCTTTCAGACATGCGTAATTTTTTAATACATCAATATCATGATATTTGCAATGATATAGTATGGGCAACAGTAAATAAAGATATTCCAAAACTAAAAGAAGATATCTATAGTATAAAATTATAG
- a CDS encoding restriction endonuclease subunit S codes for MTHPLPAGWQELKLQECLLEQPKYGMNAPAVKYDNSLPTYIRITDIDEYGNFINDNKVSVNNANYEEYILHDNDFLFARTGASVGKTYLYNRKDGILVFAGYLIKVKPNQNILNSLFLKYYTQSKRYWDFVKITSTRTGQPGINGKEYANMNIILPPLDEQKRIAEVLSLCDDVIENLMQLIEKKELYKKGVMQRVLSGEVRFNGFKDEWKIKKLSEISRSIKTGKLDANAMEENGQYRFYTCAREYYRINEYAFYGEALLISGNGAYVGYVHYYKGKFNAYQRTYVLMDFEEDIKYIKYYLDIYLKDRIRKEKNEGNTPYIVLSTLTEMEIKVPSLEEQKKIAGLISVIDEEIDNLKKQLELRKQQKKGLMQRLLSGEVRI; via the coding sequence ATGACCCACCCACTCCCCGCAGGCTGGCAAGAATTAAAATTGCAGGAATGCCTATTAGAACAACCAAAATATGGAATGAATGCCCCTGCTGTAAAATATGATAATTCATTACCGACATATATAAGGATAACTGATATAGATGAGTATGGAAATTTTATAAATGATAATAAAGTATCTGTTAATAATGCGAATTATGAAGAGTATATTTTACATGATAATGACTTTTTGTTTGCAAGAACGGGAGCTTCAGTAGGAAAAACATATTTATATAATAGAAAAGACGGCATTTTAGTTTTTGCAGGTTATTTAATAAAAGTAAAACCGAATCAAAATATATTAAATAGCCTATTTTTAAAATATTATACTCAGAGTAAAAGATATTGGGATTTTGTGAAAATTACATCTACGAGAACAGGACAGCCGGGAATAAATGGAAAAGAATATGCTAATATGAATATAATACTCCCACCGCTAGACGAACAAAAGCGTATAGCAGAAGTGTTGTCATTATGCGATGATGTTATAGAGAATCTTATGCAATTAATAGAGAAGAAAGAGCTTTATAAGAAAGGCGTAATGCAAAGAGTGTTAAGCGGTGAAGTTCGTTTCAATGGTTTTAAAGATGAGTGGAAAATAAAAAAATTATCCGAAATTAGCAGAAGTATAAAAACAGGAAAATTAGATGCTAATGCTATGGAAGAAAACGGACAATATAGGTTTTATACTTGTGCTAGAGAATATTATAGAATAAATGAATATGCCTTTTATGGGGAGGCTTTATTAATATCCGGCAATGGTGCTTATGTTGGATATGTTCATTATTATAAAGGTAAGTTTAATGCTTATCAAAGAACTTATGTTTTAATGGATTTTGAAGAAGATATAAAATATATAAAATATTATCTTGACATATATTTAAAAGATAGAATAAGAAAAGAGAAAAATGAGGGAAATACACCATATATAGTTTTAAGTACATTAACAGAGATGGAAATAAAAGTACCAAGCCTAGAGGAGCAGAAAAAAATTGCGGGGCTTATTTCGGTTATAGACGAAGAGATTGACAATCTTAAAAAGCAGTTGGAGCTTCGTAAACAGCAGAAGAAAGGACTTATGCAGAGGCTTTTAAGCGGAGAGGTGAGGATTTAA
- a CDS encoding type I restriction endonuclease: MNEQYSERILQNKVIELFKNMGYQYLSPEEALKERDNDTNNVLFKNILEEQLKKINYFMYDDKKNRFSIDNIKKAISDLDMPLIKGYLITNEEITERILKGESYKEKIGNKYESFNIKYIDFDNIENNTFHITEEFTVTRNSTEEKEKTRRPDLVIFINGIPIAVIELKKGSVNSKNAIEQMVRNQEENEIRQLFKFSQLLICANDDMVKYGTAGTPVKLYNVWKDKENNDNKKDKTGRKEESKVMKALKK; this comes from the coding sequence ATGAATGAACAATACAGCGAAAGAATATTACAAAATAAAGTTATAGAACTTTTTAAAAATATGGGATATCAATATTTAAGCCCAGAGGAAGCTCTTAAAGAAAGAGATAATGATACTAATAATGTGCTATTTAAAAATATTCTCGAAGAACAGCTTAAAAAAATTAATTACTTTATGTATGATGATAAGAAAAACAGATTTTCAATAGATAATATCAAAAAGGCTATAAGCGACTTGGATATGCCGCTTATAAAAGGATATTTAATCACAAATGAAGAGATTACAGAAAGAATTTTAAAAGGCGAATCATACAAAGAAAAAATCGGAAATAAATATGAAAGTTTTAATATCAAATATATAGATTTTGACAATATAGAAAATAATACATTTCATATCACTGAAGAGTTTACAGTAACTAGAAACAGCACAGAAGAAAAAGAAAAAACAAGAAGACCGGATTTAGTAATATTCATAAACGGCATACCTATAGCAGTAATAGAATTAAAAAAAGGAAGCGTAAACTCAAAAAATGCTATAGAGCAGATGGTGAGAAATCAGGAAGAAAATGAAATAAGACAGTTATTTAAATTCAGCCAATTACTAATATGTGCTAATGATGATATGGTTAAATACGGCACAGCAGGAACTCCGGTAAAATTGTATAATGTTTGGAAAGATAAAGAAAATAATGATAATAAAAAAGATAAAACAGGCAGAAAAGAAGAAAGCAAAGTAATGAAAGCATTAAAAAAATAG
- a CDS encoding type I restriction endonuclease subunit R, with the protein MKDRVINEIDITLYSLFEKERLFDILEYFIIFDGTVKKVTRYNQYFAIKKTIDKIQNISQGKRQGGVIWHTQGSGKSLTMSMLTKIISRKIKNSKIVVVTDRVDLDEQIHGTFKNTDIEVERATTGANLIKLIESGKSVITTVINKFEKVFDKKVVMDSEDIFILVDESHRTQYGDFAMKMRKVFPNACYLGFTGTPLYKSEKSTAEKFGGFIDSYTIRDALEDKVIVPLYYESRLINQKIYDKKGLDYRFDLITRDLTDKEKEDLQKKNLSENVILESEQRLIVLADDIAKHYKTNLANTEFNAMLAVESKYEAIKMKEIFDTYHSLETAVVISSQNDEGADSDEYKKNNGSEKKQYVAEKWKALYSKYSNDENKYTEEIIKSFKKGTIDIIIVVDKLLTGFDAPKAQVLYIDKKLKDHGLLQAIARVNRTYSGKDNGILIDYRGLLANLDNALNAYDKLANYDPKDIEDVVFDIKEKIEEFKNAYEDLVQFLPELTLEKAYEICPPLLSDEDKRKKFYGLFLNYSKLLNICQFSDHFIESFKYEEIEKYKKLFKTCIEIRNRLRITHHEAVDFKEYESKMQKLYDEFVGTDNNVKVLNEIPSIFDADFEKEIDYLNESKADAVINAANSVIKEKMDENPEMYRKLSEKIFDIIEKYKNNRINEQEKLLEAMEVASTIRGENEKENLKYDERIRDNKCARSIYDNSKKYIDNDNTLIDFSLFVDKLFKANSGMPNWQNIQSIRNNIEGDIDIKLYELGNESEDKKILSISNEEMKEFLKMLVKIGLNIYANYK; encoded by the coding sequence GTGAAAGACAGAGTAATAAATGAAATAGACATAACATTATATTCATTATTTGAAAAAGAAAGATTATTCGATATATTAGAATATTTTATCATATTTGACGGCACGGTAAAAAAAGTTACAAGATACAATCAATACTTCGCTATAAAAAAAACTATAGATAAAATACAAAATATAAGTCAAGGAAAAAGACAAGGCGGAGTAATATGGCATACTCAGGGAAGCGGCAAAAGCCTTACAATGTCTATGCTTACAAAAATAATATCAAGAAAAATAAAAAACTCTAAAATAGTAGTAGTAACCGACAGAGTAGATTTAGACGAGCAAATTCATGGCACTTTCAAAAATACAGATATAGAGGTTGAAAGAGCAACAACAGGTGCCAACTTAATCAAATTAATAGAAAGCGGTAAAAGCGTCATAACAACAGTAATCAATAAATTTGAAAAAGTATTTGATAAAAAAGTGGTAATGGATTCTGAAGATATTTTTATACTAGTAGATGAAAGCCATAGAACGCAGTATGGGGATTTTGCTATGAAGATGAGAAAAGTTTTTCCTAATGCCTGTTATTTAGGCTTTACAGGAACCCCTTTATACAAATCCGAAAAAAGTACAGCAGAAAAATTCGGAGGCTTTATAGATTCATACACTATAAGGGATGCATTAGAAGACAAAGTAATAGTACCTCTATACTATGAAAGCAGATTGATAAATCAGAAAATATACGATAAAAAAGGATTAGATTACAGATTTGATTTAATTACTAGAGATTTAACAGATAAAGAAAAAGAAGATTTACAAAAGAAAAATCTAAGCGAAAATGTGATACTTGAAAGCGAGCAGCGATTAATAGTATTAGCTGATGATATAGCAAAACATTATAAAACTAATTTAGCAAATACAGAGTTTAATGCTATGCTTGCAGTAGAAAGCAAATATGAGGCAATTAAGATGAAGGAAATATTCGATACTTATCATAGCCTTGAAACAGCAGTGGTTATATCTTCGCAAAATGATGAAGGGGCAGACAGTGATGAATACAAAAAAAATAATGGCTCAGAAAAAAAACAGTATGTAGCAGAAAAATGGAAAGCTCTATACAGCAAATACTCAAATGATGAAAATAAATACACAGAAGAAATAATAAAAAGTTTTAAAAAAGGCACTATAGATATAATAATAGTAGTAGATAAACTTCTTACAGGTTTCGATGCCCCAAAGGCTCAGGTTTTATATATAGATAAAAAATTAAAAGATCATGGACTTCTTCAGGCTATAGCAAGAGTAAACAGAACATATTCAGGAAAAGATAATGGAATATTAATAGACTATAGAGGACTTCTTGCCAACTTGGATAATGCTTTAAATGCTTATGATAAATTAGCCAATTATGATCCTAAAGATATTGAAGATGTTGTATTCGACATAAAGGAAAAAATCGAAGAGTTTAAAAATGCTTATGAAGATTTAGTACAGTTCTTGCCTGAGCTTACATTAGAAAAAGCTTATGAGATATGCCCTCCCCTTTTAAGCGATGAAGATAAAAGAAAAAAATTCTATGGATTATTTTTAAACTATTCAAAACTTTTAAATATATGTCAGTTCAGCGATCATTTTATAGAGAGTTTTAAATATGAAGAAATTGAAAAATATAAAAAATTATTTAAAACTTGTATTGAGATTAGAAATCGTTTGAGAATTACACATCATGAAGCGGTAGATTTTAAAGAATATGAATCTAAAATGCAGAAGTTATATGATGAGTTTGTAGGTACTGATAATAATGTAAAAGTATTAAATGAAATACCTAGCATATTCGATGCCGACTTTGAAAAAGAAATAGATTATTTAAATGAATCAAAAGCAGATGCCGTAATAAATGCAGCAAACAGTGTTATAAAAGAAAAAATGGATGAAAACCCTGAAATGTACAGAAAACTTTCAGAGAAAATATTTGATATAATAGAAAAATACAAGAATAACAGAATAAATGAGCAGGAAAAACTTTTAGAGGCAATGGAAGTAGCATCGACAATAAGAGGCGAAAATGAAAAAGAAAATCTTAAATATGATGAGCGTATAAGAGATAATAAATGTGCAAGATCCATATACGATAACTCTAAAAAATATATAGATAATGATAATACATTAATAGACTTTTCTTTATTTGTTGATAAATTATTTAAAGCAAACAGCGGTATGCCTAATTGGCAGAATATACAATCTATAAGAAATAATATAGAAGGAGATATAGATATAAAATTATATGAACTTGGTAATGAAAGCGAGGATAAAAAAATATTAAGTATAAGCAATGAAGAGATGAAAGAATTTTTAAAAATGCTGGTGAAGATAGGTTTAAATATATATGCAAACTACAAGTGA
- a CDS encoding M48 family metallopeptidase: protein MQTTSEIIIEYKKIKNIYIRVKPDLNIYVTAPKRAAKKYIYELIEKRREWIEERKEAIKKKNSFDISKKELASGNEVYYLGKSYMLKVLKCKKENIILAGRMMYMYVNIKDKEEYKNSDIRKKHILLDTWYKKEALKLFDSLIKKYSAMMNLEINTFTVKKLKSKWGSCDINKKHLTFNLELMKYPISAVEYIVLHELAHLLQANHSKKFYNIVSLYMPEWKKEKKILDTFFTNL, encoded by the coding sequence ATGCAAACTACAAGTGAAATAATAATAGAATATAAAAAAATAAAAAATATTTATATAAGAGTAAAGCCCGATTTAAATATATATGTTACAGCCCCAAAAAGAGCTGCTAAAAAGTACATATACGAACTTATAGAAAAAAGAAGAGAATGGATAGAAGAGAGAAAGGAAGCTATAAAAAAGAAAAACAGTTTTGATATAAGCAAAAAGGAACTTGCAAGCGGCAATGAAGTATATTATCTTGGCAAAAGCTATATGCTTAAAGTATTAAAATGCAAGAAAGAAAATATAATTCTTGCCGGCAGAATGATGTATATGTATGTGAATATAAAAGATAAAGAGGAATATAAAAATAGTGATATCAGAAAAAAACATATTCTTCTTGATACATGGTACAAAAAAGAAGCATTAAAGCTATTTGATTCACTTATAAAAAAATATTCTGCTATGATGAACTTAGAAATTAATACATTCACAGTAAAAAAATTAAAAAGCAAATGGGGTTCATGCGATATAAATAAAAAACATCTTACATTTAATTTGGAACTTATGAAATATCCGATTTCTGCTGTAGAATATATTGTTCTTCATGAATTAGCACATCTTCTGCAGGCTAATCATAGTAAAAAATTTTATAATATAGTAAGTTTGTATATGCCGGAATGGAAAAAGGAAAAGAAGATTTTGGATACATTTTTTACTAATTTATAA
- a CDS encoding DUF4026 domain-containing protein, producing the protein MDYNEKLYNVFSSGEQRLESWMAAVFTKEYDHNMTVEELRDILSESDEYMVLEFNEIEKSNFIRDKSKWEVSVKLQYLPMVIDEIEEMDEDGCGDGSCGCGHNHDDEGHSCGCGHNHDDEGHSCGCGHNHNDEEHSCGCGHNYDDEEENNDELSFYVALVDASSVTENVPEIFSVNTVRENDYNEACQCKYAVHVSTTFDNHPLTDYQRQLKLLDSLVPECSIFLDMSCYTAHSGDWLSYTSTFALPPSLDYLYTIHAVYDDDKDPNKVEYWFHTHGLYRVGSIELEIVGVEDSNASYGALLNTCAKMFIERGVPEAGFKFNPAYNTYVCWFPWQEALKKLNIADDITGSAKDRNDGVHNTPSGILLAVDAEGNYHSLDYYKNELTDNPMFMMSYFETSLMREAAFEKLEYFLELLNKSKGDDKISFLVKLGYGETEENPNDLEHLWFDVHDFTNEGYFDATLINEPYKDLGMHEGDRGMHSIERLTDWEIYTEENNYNSRNIYLLFQEE; encoded by the coding sequence ATGGATTATAATGAAAAGTTATATAATGTATTTTCCAGTGGAGAGCAGAGATTAGAATCATGGATGGCGGCTGTATTTACTAAAGAATATGATCATAATATGACAGTTGAAGAGTTAAGAGATATATTATCAGAATCTGATGAATATATGGTATTAGAGTTCAATGAAATAGAAAAATCCAATTTTATAAGAGATAAATCTAAATGGGAAGTATCGGTTAAGCTGCAGTATTTGCCTATGGTTATAGATGAAATAGAAGAAATGGACGAAGATGGATGCGGCGATGGTTCCTGCGGATGCGGGCATAATCATGATGATGAAGGACACTCCTGCGGATGCGGACATAATCATGACGATGAAGGACACTCCTGCGGATGCGGACATAATCATAACGATGAAGAACACTCCTGCGGGTGCGGACATAATTATGACGATGAAGAAGAAAATAATGATGAGCTTAGTTTTTATGTGGCATTAGTCGATGCTTCAAGCGTTACTGAAAATGTACCTGAAATATTTTCTGTAAATACAGTAAGAGAAAATGATTATAATGAGGCATGTCAATGTAAATATGCAGTACATGTGTCAACAACATTTGATAATCATCCTCTTACCGACTATCAAAGACAATTAAAATTATTAGACAGTTTAGTTCCGGAATGTTCTATATTTTTAGATATGTCATGCTACACAGCACATTCAGGAGATTGGCTTTCTTATACATCAACTTTTGCATTACCTCCTTCTTTAGATTATCTATATACCATACATGCAGTTTATGATGATGATAAAGACCCTAACAAAGTAGAATATTGGTTTCATACGCATGGACTTTACAGAGTAGGTTCTATAGAATTAGAAATAGTAGGAGTTGAAGATTCAAATGCCTCTTATGGTGCATTGCTTAATACTTGTGCAAAAATGTTTATAGAAAGAGGAGTTCCTGAAGCGGGATTTAAATTTAATCCTGCATATAACACTTATGTATGCTGGTTTCCTTGGCAGGAGGCTTTGAAGAAATTAAATATTGCTGATGATATTACAGGAAGTGCTAAAGACAGAAATGACGGAGTGCATAATACGCCTTCAGGTATTTTGCTTGCTGTAGATGCTGAAGGCAATTATCATTCTCTTGATTATTATAAAAATGAGCTTACAGATAATCCTATGTTTATGATGAGTTATTTTGAAACTTCGCTAATGAGAGAGGCTGCTTTTGAAAAATTAGAGTATTTCTTAGAATTATTGAATAAAAGTAAAGGTGATGATAAGATTTCTTTCTTAGTGAAATTAGGATACGGAGAAACAGAAGAAAACCCTAATGACTTAGAGCATTTATGGTTTGATGTGCATGACTTCACCAATGAAGGATATTTCGATGCTACTTTAATAAATGAACCTTATAAAGATTTGGGTATGCATGAAGGCGATAGAGGAATGCATAGTATAGAAAGACTCACCGATTGGGAAATATATACAGAAGAAAATAACTATAATTCAAGAAATATATATCTATTATTTCAAGAAGAATAA
- a CDS encoding beta-ketoacyl-ACP synthase III: MERAYIKNIAYYVPERILDNKYFESILDTNNEWIITRTGIETRHMARADETIFEMGLNAVRNLEKKGIDLQEVDAILVPTVTKDYIFPSMAGQLQKTLGLKHCFALDISAACSGYIYALNTATALIESGQCKNVLIVSSEKLTKDINWKDRGTAILFGDAATASLITARNDGKGIIGMHMQSEPDMSIVLNGGSVCPIRADDIEAPEFKIYMEGSETFKRAVTEFSNSIDKVLADSGKQLSDVKYFVPHQANLRIMQAVAKRIGLPMEKVSVVLNKFGNCSSASIGLALTDALDNNKINDGDLVLLTGFGGGFTWGSTLMVW; the protein is encoded by the coding sequence ATGGAAAGAGCATATATAAAAAACATAGCCTACTATGTACCTGAAAGAATATTAGATAATAAATATTTTGAAAGTATATTAGACACTAACAATGAATGGATAATAACTCGTACAGGAATAGAAACAAGACATATGGCAAGAGCAGATGAAACTATTTTTGAAATGGGGTTGAATGCTGTTAGAAACTTAGAAAAAAAAGGGATTGATTTGCAGGAAGTTGATGCTATATTAGTACCTACTGTAACAAAAGATTATATATTCCCTTCTATGGCAGGACAATTGCAAAAAACATTGGGATTAAAACACTGCTTTGCTTTAGATATATCTGCTGCCTGCTCTGGATATATATATGCATTGAACACAGCTACTGCATTAATAGAAAGCGGACAATGTAAAAATGTACTTATAGTTTCAAGCGAAAAACTTACTAAAGATATTAATTGGAAAGACAGAGGAACTGCTATTTTATTCGGAGATGCTGCTACTGCTTCATTAATAACAGCAAGAAATGACGGTAAAGGCATAATAGGAATGCATATGCAAAGCGAGCCGGATATGAGTATTGTACTTAATGGCGGAAGTGTTTGTCCTATAAGAGCCGATGATATAGAGGCACCTGAATTCAAGATATATATGGAAGGATCTGAAACTTTTAAAAGAGCTGTTACTGAGTTTTCTAATAGCATAGATAAAGTTTTGGCAGATTCCGGAAAACAATTAAGCGATGTTAAATATTTTGTACCTCATCAGGCTAATTTGAGAATTATGCAGGCTGTTGCTAAAAGAATAGGGCTTCCTATGGAAAAAGTAAGTGTTGTATTAAACAAGTTCGGAAACTGCTCTTCTGCAAGTATAGGCTTGGCTCTAACTGATGCTTTAGATAATAATAAAATTAATGACGGAGATTTAGTTCTTCTTACAGGATTCGGAGGCGGATTTACTTGGGGTTCTACTTTAATGGTTTGGTAA